In the genome of Thermococcus sp., one region contains:
- a CDS encoding 2,3-diphosphoglycerate synthetase, with translation MKRLALIDGEHYPPVTRWAIKKLGNVCCAVFLGGSEKIGSLGRLERELGVRLYLDRDPLKALELALRENDVDEVVDLSDEPVADYKLRFRIASLCIRYGVVYRGADFEFRPGGLIKPSKPTISVLGLGKRVGKTTIGSFVARVLKERYRPVVVTMGRGGPEKPELVDGESEELTPENLLRLAEMGKHAASDHYEDALVAGVTTIGCRRCGGGMAGFPFFHVFHSGIKLAEKLPHNIIIAEGSGATIPPVLADGYITVLSALQGEESVGGFFGPFRIGLADIVVVTMADLNPEQAEVFRDLAERINPKADVHLVAFKPRPLGEVSGKRVALFMTSNRALDGAREKVEGLGAEVVFTSGNLANRMVLSKELAELDGVSLDAVLVELKAAAVDTVTRWALERGLEVIYLANEPVNVDGKSLRDAVLSLAERVMGK, from the coding sequence ATGAAAAGGCTCGCCCTAATCGACGGCGAGCACTATCCGCCGGTTACACGCTGGGCCATAAAGAAGCTCGGCAACGTATGCTGTGCAGTCTTTCTCGGGGGTAGTGAAAAGATAGGCTCGCTCGGACGACTTGAGCGAGAGTTAGGGGTTAGGCTCTACCTCGACCGGGATCCGTTGAAGGCCCTTGAACTGGCTCTTCGGGAGAATGATGTTGATGAAGTCGTTGATTTGAGTGACGAGCCCGTTGCTGACTATAAACTGAGGTTTAGGATAGCGTCCCTATGCATAAGATACGGCGTGGTTTACAGGGGAGCGGACTTCGAGTTCAGGCCCGGGGGACTGATAAAGCCATCAAAGCCCACTATAAGCGTTCTCGGCCTCGGAAAGCGCGTCGGAAAGACCACCATAGGGAGCTTTGTTGCGAGGGTTCTAAAGGAGAGATACCGCCCCGTCGTGGTTACGATGGGCAGGGGCGGTCCTGAAAAGCCCGAGCTGGTAGACGGTGAAAGCGAAGAGCTGACACCGGAAAACCTCCTCAGGCTGGCGGAGATGGGCAAGCACGCCGCCTCCGACCACTACGAGGATGCCCTCGTTGCTGGGGTCACGACCATTGGTTGCCGTCGCTGTGGCGGGGGTATGGCCGGCTTTCCCTTCTTCCACGTCTTTCACAGTGGGATAAAACTCGCCGAGAAACTTCCCCACAATATCATAATCGCCGAGGGAAGCGGGGCAACGATTCCACCGGTTTTGGCGGACGGCTACATCACAGTTCTGAGCGCACTCCAGGGGGAGGAAAGCGTTGGGGGCTTTTTCGGGCCCTTCCGGATTGGGTTAGCCGACATAGTGGTAGTCACGATGGCCGACTTAAACCCCGAACAGGCAGAAGTTTTCAGGGACTTAGCTGAAAGAATCAACCCGAAGGCTGACGTGCACCTTGTTGCCTTTAAACCCCGTCCCCTTGGGGAAGTTTCGGGGAAGAGGGTTGCCCTCTTTATGACTTCCAACCGGGCGCTTGACGGTGCTAGGGAGAAAGTTGAGGGTCTGGGAGCAGAGGTGGTATTTACCAGCGGAAACCTCGCCAATAGGATGGTTCTTTCAAAGGAACTCGCGGAGCTCGATGGGGTTTCATTGGATGCAGTCCTCGTTGAGCTCAAGGCGGCGGCCGTTGATACCGTGACGCGGTGGGCCCTCGAAAGGGGGTTGGAGGTAATATACCTCGCCAACGAGCCCGTAAACGTTGATGGAAAGAGCCTGAGGGATGCCGTTTTGAGCCTAGCGGAAAGGGTGATGGGCAAATGA